Proteins encoded together in one Halothermothrix orenii H 168 window:
- a CDS encoding tyrosine-type recombinase/integrase encodes MANNVEYLNAVKSFKKYLATERGYSPLTVKEYERDLNLFYIYLTNEMGFKNDFSLDKINKYHIAEFLGDTILVHDNAPTTRNRKLYSIRSFFKFLVKYEYIKVNPAATIEASKTEVRAEPIYMKLNDAQKYIETIKKHGGVNLKRDLAIVKLFLYAGLRVSELVGLDLDDIDFKDQSIKFYGKGKKERYVPLHPDVIMSIKNYFPERNEIQPKNEDAIKALFLSRHGKRISVRTIQMMVKKYAKLAGVKNADKITPHKLRHTFASLLYHKTKDLKILQDLLGHADISTTQIYTHTDVKQRKKAIKELPDF; translated from the coding sequence ATGGCAAACAATGTTGAATATTTAAATGCAGTAAAAAGTTTTAAAAAATATTTAGCAACAGAAAGGGGTTATTCCCCTCTAACTGTAAAGGAATATGAACGGGATTTAAACCTCTTTTATATTTATCTAACCAATGAGATGGGCTTTAAAAATGACTTTTCTCTAGATAAAATTAATAAATACCATATAGCTGAATTTTTAGGTGATACTATCTTGGTCCATGACAATGCCCCCACCACCAGAAACCGCAAACTCTATTCAATTAGATCCTTTTTTAAATTTCTTGTAAAATATGAATACATAAAAGTCAATCCAGCAGCCACCATTGAAGCCAGTAAAACAGAAGTCAGAGCCGAACCTATTTATATGAAGCTTAATGACGCCCAGAAGTATATAGAAACAATAAAAAAGCACGGAGGGGTTAACTTAAAAAGGGATCTGGCTATAGTAAAGCTCTTTCTCTATGCAGGTTTACGGGTTTCAGAACTTGTTGGACTTGATCTGGATGATATTGATTTTAAGGACCAGTCAATTAAATTCTATGGAAAAGGAAAAAAGGAGAGGTATGTACCTCTCCATCCTGATGTAATTATGTCTATTAAAAATTATTTCCCTGAACGTAATGAAATTCAACCCAAAAATGAAGATGCTATTAAGGCCCTGTTTTTATCCAGACATGGTAAAAGAATAAGTGTTAGGACCATTCAGATGATGGTTAAAAAATACGCTAAACTGGCCGGTGTAAAAAATGCTGATAAAATAACACCACACAAACTCAGGCATACTTTTGCTTCCCTACTATATCATAAGACAAAAGACTTAAAAATTTTGCAGGATTTACTGGGGCATGCCGATATTTCAACTACCCAGATATATACACATACCGATGTCAAACAGAGAAAAAAAGCCATAAAGGAACTTCCGGATTTCTAA
- a CDS encoding SDH family Clp fold serine proteinase yields MKLTYVLWIILIILFILPVIRNKLLIYQRIKLIKKLEKERNSRVITMIHRQEILSFIGIPFTRFINIEDSEQILRAIRSTPDEKPIDILLHTPGGLVLAAEQIAMAIKKHPAPVRVIVPHYAMSGGTLIALAADEIIMDKNAVLGPVDPQIGQYPAVSILKTASTKNKDELDDETLILADVASKAVHQLQNFLYLLLEDRMEKEVVNRVVKNLSSGKFTHDFPLNLDVLEELGIEVNTELPDEIYDLMELYPQPGWGRPSVYYVN; encoded by the coding sequence ATGAAACTTACATATGTTTTGTGGATTATTTTAATAATCTTATTTATCCTTCCTGTTATAAGAAATAAATTATTGATTTATCAGCGTATAAAGCTGATAAAAAAACTTGAGAAAGAACGTAATAGCAGGGTTATAACCATGATACACCGCCAGGAAATATTGAGTTTTATCGGAATACCCTTTACCAGGTTTATTAATATTGAAGATTCTGAACAGATATTACGGGCTATCAGATCAACACCTGATGAAAAACCCATTGATATTCTATTACATACCCCTGGAGGGCTGGTCCTGGCAGCAGAGCAAATAGCCATGGCTATAAAGAAACACCCGGCCCCGGTCCGGGTTATTGTTCCCCATTATGCTATGTCAGGGGGAACACTGATTGCTCTCGCTGCCGATGAGATTATTATGGATAAAAATGCGGTACTGGGACCAGTCGATCCCCAGATAGGCCAGTATCCAGCCGTTTCAATACTTAAAACTGCTTCAACCAAGAACAAAGATGAGCTTGATGACGAAACCCTGATCCTGGCAGATGTAGCCAGTAAAGCAGTCCATCAGCTCCAGAATTTTTTATATTTATTACTGGAAGATAGAATGGAAAAAGAAGTTGTTAATCGGGTTGTTAAAAATCTTTCATCAGGAAAGTTTACCCATGATTTCCCCCTCAATTTAGATGTCCTGGAAGAACTGGGCATTGAAGTTAATACTGAACTTCCCGATGAAATCTATGACCTGATGGAATTATATCCTCAACCAGGCTGGGGACGACCCTCAGTATATTATGTTAATTAG
- a CDS encoding radical SAM protein, whose product MKLKYIFGPVLSRRLGKSLGIDLIPFKTCSLDCVYCECGKTDKLTLERKEYVPTEEVINELKKYLYNRPKLDYITFSGSGEPTLHKGIGEIISFLKDNYPEYKVALLTNSTLLYRNQVISEIKGCDLIVPSLDAVSEEIFQKINRPVSGLNAELIVKGLINLRKNYNGKMWLEIFIIPDLNDNKKELMLFKEAINRIKPDKIQLNVLDRPGTENWVKRIPEERLMEIAEYLGDNVEVIT is encoded by the coding sequence ATGAAATTAAAATATATTTTTGGACCGGTTTTATCGAGAAGACTGGGAAAATCCCTTGGAATTGATTTAATTCCCTTTAAAACCTGTTCCCTGGACTGTGTTTACTGTGAATGTGGTAAAACAGATAAACTGACCCTGGAGAGGAAAGAGTATGTACCGACTGAGGAGGTAATTAATGAACTAAAAAAATATCTGTATAACAGACCGAAGTTAGATTATATTACCTTTTCCGGTTCTGGAGAGCCGACCCTTCATAAGGGTATCGGAGAAATTATTTCTTTTTTAAAAGATAATTATCCCGAATATAAGGTGGCCCTACTGACCAATAGCACTCTTTTATACCGTAATCAGGTTATTTCAGAAATTAAAGGGTGTGATTTGATTGTACCTTCATTAGATGCTGTATCAGAAGAGATATTCCAAAAAATAAATAGACCTGTGTCTGGTTTGAATGCAGAATTAATAGTAAAGGGTTTGATAAACCTCAGGAAAAACTATAACGGTAAAATGTGGCTGGAAATATTCATAATTCCGGATTTGAATGATAATAAAAAGGAGTTAATGCTATTCAAGGAAGCAATTAATAGAATAAAACCCGATAAGATTCAGTTAAATGTCCTGGACCGACCAGGAACAGAAAATTGGGTAAAACGTATACCAGAAGAAAGGCTTATGGAAATAGCTGAATACCTGGGTGATAATGTAGAGGTTATTACTTAA